A single Pseudomonas sp. HN11 DNA region contains:
- a CDS encoding SMI1/KNR4 family protein, which translates to MEWNTYSPTHQPLSDDLVDGIEKVIRFKLPADYVECVKRYHGGQPKDRTLCIEVDGTAWDIGFGMLLTLDPFESAENIITALVKLREHHQLPEHYLPIVVGGGGDYLCFDYSETPASPKVVFYFHELDVQDGIFYVAESFTALLGRLIPDA; encoded by the coding sequence ATGGAGTGGAATACCTACTCACCCACCCATCAACCGTTATCCGATGATCTGGTCGACGGTATTGAAAAAGTGATCCGTTTCAAGCTGCCCGCGGACTACGTTGAATGCGTAAAGCGCTATCACGGTGGGCAGCCAAAAGACCGGACCTTGTGCATCGAGGTGGACGGTACCGCGTGGGACATCGGCTTCGGCATGTTATTGACCCTGGACCCCTTTGAGAGCGCGGAGAACATCATCACTGCGCTGGTGAAACTGCGAGAGCATCATCAACTGCCTGAGCATTATCTGCCTATCGTGGTGGGCGGCGGCGGTGATTATCTTTGTTTCGATTACTCCGAGACGCCCGCCTCTCCCAAGGTGGTGTTTTACTTCCATGAACTGGACGTACAGGACGGCATTTTTTATGTCGCCGAGTCGTTCACAGCGTTGCTGGGTAGGTTGATACCGGATGCGTGA
- a CDS encoding CPBP family intramembrane glutamic endopeptidase: MKYEPLSAPSETDMDTYSWRRRLLTACLAMGLFIATQLALVSMVGAGNLNAMRLLAGSGFSAAVLFLFAVFERRHSGGVRALIGHDLGRTFKLCVAWTVGAYLVCSGLDIWLGYGRTESMLNSGGTSVAQKALFWVMALTFLPIFEELLYRHFLIRLFPLESRVWQWVAIVTTSALYMFIHMPFTHWTSFLLIGTLAVILAYARVRSAGLLVPVLLHISAQVMAISKDLVANHWL, encoded by the coding sequence ATGAAGTACGAACCCCTCTCAGCCCCCTCTGAAACTGACATGGACACCTATTCTTGGCGGCGGCGTCTCTTAACAGCCTGCCTCGCGATGGGGTTATTTATCGCGACTCAACTGGCGCTGGTGTCAATGGTGGGCGCCGGTAACCTGAACGCAATGCGGCTGCTGGCTGGCAGTGGTTTTTCTGCGGCGGTGCTGTTTTTGTTTGCGGTGTTCGAGCGTAGACACTCGGGGGGCGTGCGTGCCCTTATCGGTCATGACTTGGGCAGGACATTCAAGTTGTGCGTTGCATGGACAGTGGGCGCTTACTTGGTCTGCAGCGGGCTCGATATCTGGCTGGGGTACGGGCGCACGGAATCGATGTTAAATTCTGGCGGTACGTCAGTGGCTCAAAAGGCGCTTTTCTGGGTGATGGCGCTGACCTTTTTGCCTATTTTCGAGGAACTGCTGTACCGGCACTTCCTGATTCGCCTGTTCCCTCTTGAGAGCCGCGTTTGGCAGTGGGTTGCGATTGTGACCACCAGCGCCTTGTACATGTTCATTCACATGCCATTCACTCACTGGACCTCGTTCCTGCTCATCGGCACGCTCGCCGTTATCCTGGCCTATGCGCGGGTACGAAGTGCGGGCCTGTTGGTGCCGGTGCTACTGCATATTTCTGCGCAAGTCATGGCCATTTCGAAGGACCTCGTGGCTAACCACTGGCTTTAG
- a CDS encoding GNAT family N-acetyltransferase has product MPTPLNQSDAVILRAASDSDLESLVAIRIEAMRESLERLGRFDPARARERFVAGFEPKSTRRIEVSGEWVGFVVIKDYPRELLLDHLYVIPSAQGAGIGAQVLGQIFREADETGRPIRVGALKESASNRFYIRHGFRFVESGEFDNYYVRVNGIGVHSGK; this is encoded by the coding sequence ATGCCCACGCCACTTAATCAAAGCGACGCCGTTATTTTACGCGCAGCTTCCGATAGCGACCTGGAAAGCCTGGTCGCGATCAGGATCGAAGCCATGCGCGAAAGCCTCGAACGTCTGGGGCGATTTGATCCCGCCCGTGCCCGGGAACGATTTGTGGCGGGTTTCGAGCCCAAGAGCACACGCCGCATCGAAGTGTCTGGCGAGTGGGTTGGCTTCGTCGTTATCAAAGATTACCCGCGTGAACTCCTGCTCGATCACCTGTACGTGATCCCCAGTGCGCAAGGCGCAGGAATCGGCGCTCAAGTGCTTGGCCAGATCTTCAGAGAAGCTGATGAAACCGGTCGCCCCATCAGAGTGGGCGCTCTCAAGGAAAGCGCTTCAAATCGGTTCTACATTCGCCACGGTTTTAGGTTTGTCGAAAGCGGTGAGTTCGATAATTACTATGTGCGGGTTAACGGTATCGGCGTGCATTCGGGTAAGTGA
- a CDS encoding S8/S53 family peptidase: protein MSLRPANLATLLTLVACTSVAAQEPLRLENLKRCGDLLESRQQDWCLNVRGLGDAAPQLKLAGKVLPSSALQRDGQTLRLRLDASHYQSGPLWLEEGSRVSNAAWLTVRNSHVVAATPGEVTKNMDGLTTYVDLVSVLIEEDHDGRQEAERLAHKYGATVVGSIAPLNVFQLRLPAKDLVQRDALVLRLGSETSVDAVVVEESAAEESEQAVTRPKEPSKPAPDSDEWAANRFLDAVTYYRHRIPGRYAPIVPQPIRVGVIERGVDFDTADFADYRGGCSPKRTCVYARDMGAADGHGTTVAGILAAKWDDGGNSGFLRGLDKASGGFDVIVDRDSDAGITANIAASVNLVEDGVRVLNWSWGIHRVGTKDVNGDEVDSLLRSGIAMSGYEELLEEFFLWLRKAHPEVIVVNSAGNGSAFSGTDDYRLPSSFITEQLLVVGGHQRGERSGVAVDDPAYAVTRSSSNVDMRVDITAAACAHASTVKAGEEGAVHCGTSYATPMVAGLVAAMLSINPQLEPEQLRMLLRRSAMAIGDNHDFERSDAQDLTAPILPSERNYQLNDKDVGRSARLDMQKALDLAVQSRTRVR from the coding sequence ATGTCCCTACGCCCCGCTAACCTCGCAACCCTTCTCACCCTGGTCGCCTGCACCAGCGTCGCGGCGCAGGAGCCGCTGCGTCTGGAAAACCTGAAGCGCTGCGGTGACCTATTGGAAAGTCGCCAACAGGACTGGTGCCTGAACGTGCGCGGGCTGGGTGATGCAGCGCCGCAATTGAAACTGGCGGGCAAGGTGCTGCCGTCGAGTGCGTTGCAACGCGACGGCCAGACCCTGCGTCTGCGTCTGGACGCCAGCCATTACCAAAGCGGCCCGCTCTGGCTTGAAGAGGGCTCCCGCGTCAGCAACGCCGCGTGGCTGACGGTGCGCAACAGCCATGTGGTCGCCGCCACGCCGGGCGAGGTGACGAAGAACATGGACGGCCTGACCACTTACGTCGATCTGGTCAGCGTACTGATTGAAGAGGACCACGACGGTCGCCAGGAGGCCGAGCGGTTGGCCCATAAATATGGGGCGACGGTGGTGGGCAGTATTGCACCGTTGAATGTGTTCCAACTGCGCCTGCCGGCCAAGGATCTGGTGCAGCGCGATGCGTTGGTGCTGCGCCTTGGCAGTGAAACCAGTGTGGATGCGGTGGTGGTTGAAGAGTCTGCCGCTGAAGAGTCCGAGCAGGCCGTTACTCGCCCCAAGGAACCGAGCAAACCTGCGCCGGACTCTGATGAGTGGGCGGCAAACCGCTTTCTGGATGCAGTTACCTACTACCGGCACCGGATTCCGGGGCGCTACGCGCCGATTGTGCCGCAGCCGATACGTGTGGGGGTGATCGAGCGGGGGGTGGATTTCGACACGGCGGATTTTGCCGATTACCGGGGCGGCTGTTCGCCGAAGCGCACCTGTGTTTACGCGCGGGACATGGGCGCTGCGGACGGGCATGGCACGACCGTCGCCGGGATCCTTGCGGCGAAGTGGGACGATGGCGGCAACAGTGGTTTCCTGCGCGGGCTGGACAAGGCCAGCGGCGGGTTTGATGTGATCGTCGATCGCGATTCCGATGCGGGCATTACTGCCAATATCGCCGCGTCGGTCAACCTGGTGGAGGACGGTGTGCGGGTGCTCAATTGGAGTTGGGGCATTCACCGTGTCGGCACCAAGGACGTCAACGGTGATGAGGTGGACTCTCTGCTGCGCTCGGGTATCGCCATGAGTGGCTACGAGGAATTGCTGGAAGAGTTTTTCCTGTGGCTGCGCAAGGCGCATCCGGAGGTGATCGTGGTGAATTCGGCGGGCAATGGGTCGGCGTTTTCGGGCACGGATGATTACCGCTTGCCCTCCTCGTTTATCACCGAGCAGTTGCTGGTGGTTGGCGGCCATCAGCGCGGGGAGCGCAGTGGTGTCGCCGTGGATGACCCGGCTTACGCGGTGACGCGCAGTTCGTCGAATGTGGACATGCGTGTGGATATCACCGCGGCGGCCTGCGCCCATGCGTCGACGGTAAAGGCCGGTGAGGAAGGCGCGGTGCATTGTGGTACGTCGTACGCCACGCCGATGGTCGCGGGGCTGGTGGCGGCGATGCTGTCGATCAACCCGCAGCTTGAGCCCGAGCAATTGCGCATGCTGTTGCGCCGCAGCGCCATGGCGATTGGCGACAACCATGACTTTGAACGCAGCGATGCGCAGGACCTTACTGCGCCGATCCTGCCGTCGGAGCGCAATTATCAACTCAATGACAAGGACGTAGGGCGCTCGGCGCGGCTGGATATGCAGAAGGCGTTGGATCTGGCGGTGCAGAGCCGGACGCGGGTGCGTTGA
- a CDS encoding LysR family transcriptional regulator, whose amino-acid sequence MPSSDLQIDWLKCFVAVVDAGSLSGAAHEVNRSQSAVSMQMKKLEAALGRPLLNRGPRHLQLTDDGQTLLSYARRLLALHAETQAAFHGEALTGRIRLGVAEDYAAKYLTPVLKRFAPRYAGVDIELTCEQSTALIPRVRSGDLDLALVSRDSPHSGTFLFKEPMVWVGSPQFELWRRDPVPIAVYESASLARRYAVNSLAQQGRQFKVVYNSSSLAGQVAAVEGGLAIAAITQCTVQPSLQVLGREQGLGNIEPMEVSILRSRASRGSQAVNSLHGFIISALRVQA is encoded by the coding sequence ATGCCTTCCAGTGATTTGCAGATCGATTGGCTCAAGTGCTTCGTGGCGGTGGTGGACGCCGGTTCGCTGTCGGGCGCAGCTCATGAGGTGAACCGATCGCAATCTGCCGTCAGTATGCAGATGAAGAAACTGGAGGCAGCGCTGGGACGGCCTTTGTTGAACCGTGGTCCGAGGCACCTGCAACTGACCGATGACGGCCAGACGCTGCTGAGCTACGCCCGTCGCCTGCTGGCGCTGCACGCCGAGACCCAGGCGGCGTTCCATGGTGAAGCCTTGACCGGGCGCATCCGCCTTGGGGTCGCGGAGGATTACGCGGCCAAGTACCTGACGCCGGTGCTCAAGCGTTTTGCGCCGCGCTACGCCGGTGTGGACATCGAACTGACCTGTGAACAATCCACCGCACTGATCCCACGTGTACGCAGCGGCGACCTTGATCTGGCGCTGGTGTCCCGGGACTCGCCACACAGCGGCACCTTTTTGTTCAAGGAACCGATGGTTTGGGTAGGCTCGCCTCAGTTCGAACTCTGGCGCCGGGACCCGGTGCCTATCGCCGTCTACGAAAGCGCCAGTCTGGCGCGGCGGTATGCGGTGAATTCACTGGCCCAGCAAGGGCGTCAGTTCAAGGTGGTGTACAACAGCTCCAGCCTCGCCGGCCAAGTGGCTGCGGTTGAAGGCGGGCTGGCGATTGCCGCGATTACTCAATGTACGGTGCAGCCGTCACTTCAGGTCTTGGGTCGCGAACAGGGGTTGGGGAATATTGAACCGATGGAGGTATCGATTCTGCGTAGCCGAGCCTCTCGCGGGTCCCAGGCGGTCAACAGTCTGCATGGGTTTATCATCAGTGCGCTTAGGGTTCAGGCGTAG